The Cupriavidus nantongensis genome has a segment encoding these proteins:
- a CDS encoding universal stress protein, whose product MNKILLATDGSSYSDAAARFLAQSPLLSRDFVVHVVHCEPDVPGDIKTFIDRATLDQWHREQNDKAMGSVAAILGEAGIAFERHGFTGFAPSRIVEYARETGASLIVMGSHGRGGFVDAIVGSVARRVLAHAHCPVLLIKD is encoded by the coding sequence ATGAACAAGATCCTGCTGGCGACCGACGGGTCGTCCTATAGCGACGCGGCCGCGCGCTTCCTGGCGCAAAGCCCGCTGCTGAGCCGCGACTTCGTCGTGCACGTGGTGCACTGCGAGCCCGATGTGCCCGGCGATATCAAGACCTTCATCGACCGCGCCACGCTCGACCAGTGGCATCGCGAGCAGAACGACAAGGCGATGGGTTCGGTGGCGGCCATCCTCGGCGAAGCCGGGATCGCGTTCGAGCGCCATGGCTTCACCGGCTTCGCGCCGTCCCGGATCGTCGAGTATGCGCGCGAGACCGGCGCCAGCCTGATCGTGATGGGCTCGCACGGCCGCGGCGGCTTTGTCGATGCCATCGTCGGATCGGTGGCGCGGCGGGTCCTGGCCCATGCGCACTGCCCGGTGCTGTTGATCAAGGACTAG
- a CDS encoding nitrite reductase, with product MKARKWLHPALAALPLSLWLGFPQAATNTAKAAQKAESKAEQKAIPKLTTAEFDHARQIYFERCAGCHGVLRKGATGKALTPDITRARGTEYLKTFIKYGSPAGMPNWGTSGDLTDKEVDLMARYIQLDPPTPPEFSLADIEKSRKDIVPVAKRPTQKMNQYNLDNLFSVTLRDAGEVALIDGDSKQIINIVKTGYAVHISRMSASGRYLYVIGRDARLDLIDLWLPKPDIVAEVKIGMEARSVETSKYKGYEDKYAVAGSYWPPQYVIMEGDTLKPLKVVSTRGMTVDNEYHPEPRVASIVASHFHPEFVINAKETGKILMVNYSDLANLKTTTIDSAKFLHDGGFDSTGRYFLVAANASDKIAVVDTKEDKLAALVNVGKTPHPGRGANFTHPQFGPVWATSHLGDETISLIGTDPAGHPAQAWKVVQTVKGQGGGSLFIKTHPKSSNLWVDTPLNPDAKLNQSVAVFDTRNLDAGFKVLPIAEWADLKGSGAKRVVQAEYNKAGDEVWFSVWGTKDGESALVVVDDKTRTLKTVIKDKRLVTPTGKFNAYNTQHDVY from the coding sequence ATGAAAGCAAGAAAATGGCTTCACCCCGCACTCGCGGCACTGCCGCTCTCGCTCTGGCTGGGATTCCCCCAGGCAGCCACCAACACCGCCAAGGCCGCTCAGAAGGCTGAATCCAAGGCAGAACAGAAGGCGATCCCCAAGCTCACCACCGCCGAATTCGACCACGCGCGGCAGATCTACTTCGAACGCTGCGCCGGCTGCCACGGCGTGCTGCGCAAGGGCGCCACCGGCAAGGCGCTGACCCCCGACATCACCCGCGCGCGCGGCACCGAGTACCTGAAGACCTTCATCAAGTACGGCAGCCCCGCCGGCATGCCCAACTGGGGCACCTCGGGCGACCTTACCGACAAGGAAGTCGACCTGATGGCGCGCTACATCCAGCTCGACCCGCCGACGCCGCCCGAGTTCTCGCTCGCCGATATCGAGAAAAGCCGCAAGGATATCGTGCCGGTGGCGAAGCGCCCGACGCAGAAGATGAACCAGTACAACCTGGACAACCTGTTCTCGGTCACGCTGCGCGACGCCGGCGAGGTCGCGCTGATCGACGGCGACAGCAAGCAGATCATCAATATCGTCAAGACCGGCTATGCGGTGCATATCTCGCGCATGTCGGCGTCCGGGCGCTACCTGTACGTCATCGGCCGCGACGCGCGGCTGGACCTGATCGACCTGTGGCTGCCCAAGCCCGATATCGTCGCCGAGGTGAAGATCGGCATGGAAGCGCGCTCGGTCGAGACCTCCAAGTACAAGGGCTATGAGGACAAGTACGCGGTGGCCGGCTCGTACTGGCCGCCGCAGTACGTGATCATGGAGGGCGACACGCTCAAGCCGCTCAAGGTGGTATCCACGCGCGGCATGACCGTGGACAACGAATACCACCCCGAGCCGCGCGTGGCGTCGATCGTGGCCAGCCATTTCCATCCCGAGTTCGTGATCAACGCCAAGGAGACCGGCAAGATCCTGATGGTCAACTACTCGGACCTGGCCAACCTGAAGACCACCACCATCGACTCGGCCAAGTTCCTGCATGACGGCGGCTTCGATTCAACCGGGCGCTACTTCCTGGTCGCCGCCAACGCCTCGGACAAGATCGCCGTGGTCGACACCAAGGAAGACAAGCTCGCTGCACTGGTCAACGTCGGCAAGACCCCGCACCCGGGCCGCGGCGCCAACTTCACGCATCCGCAGTTCGGCCCGGTCTGGGCCACCAGCCACCTGGGCGACGAGACCATCAGCCTGATCGGCACCGACCCCGCCGGCCACCCCGCGCAGGCGTGGAAAGTGGTGCAGACGGTCAAGGGCCAGGGCGGCGGCTCGCTCTTCATCAAGACCCATCCCAAGTCGTCCAACCTGTGGGTCGATACGCCGCTGAACCCGGATGCCAAGCTCAACCAGTCGGTCGCGGTATTCGACACGCGCAACCTCGACGCCGGCTTCAAGGTGCTGCCCATCGCCGAGTGGGCCGACCTGAAGGGCAGCGGCGCCAAGCGCGTGGTGCAGGCCGAATACAACAAGGCCGGCGACGAGGTCTGGTTCTCGGTGTGGGGCACCAAGGATGGTGAATCCGCGCTGGTGGTGGTCGACGACAAAACCCGCACGCTCAAGACCGTGATCAAGGACAAGCGCCTGGTCACGCCGACCGGCAAGTTCAACGCCTACAACACGCAGCACGACGTCTACTGA
- a CDS encoding c-type cytochrome: MRTLPALPALLAAIGCVLAIGTAMPAHASQALASSKACLACHAIDKKMVGPAFQDIKAKYTGRKDAQAQMVQSILKGSSGRWGPVPMPANAVSAADANTLAKWILSL; encoded by the coding sequence ATGCGAACACTACCCGCGCTGCCTGCGCTGCTGGCAGCGATCGGCTGCGTGCTGGCAATCGGCACCGCCATGCCGGCCCACGCCAGCCAGGCGCTGGCATCGAGCAAGGCCTGCCTGGCCTGCCATGCCATCGACAAGAAAATGGTCGGCCCCGCCTTCCAGGACATCAAGGCCAAGTACACCGGCCGCAAAGACGCGCAGGCGCAGATGGTCCAGTCCATCCTGAAAGGCAGCAGCGGCCGCTGGGGGCCGGTGCCGATGCCGGCCAACGCGGTCAGCGCGGCCGACGCCAACACGCTGGCCAAATGGATTCTCTCCCTCTGA
- a CDS encoding c-type cytochrome — MDSLPLNRIAWHRAAVALLAATACASALASADPPAPARRAQLAHWLRDDCGACHGMTLRGGLGPPLTPASLAGKPPDGLVATVLYGRPGTAMPPWQPFMTQDEARWLIDRLQAGQPPAVTPQGN, encoded by the coding sequence ATGGATTCTCTCCCTCTGAACCGTATTGCATGGCACCGCGCCGCGGTCGCGTTGCTGGCCGCCACAGCCTGCGCAAGCGCGCTCGCATCCGCGGACCCGCCCGCGCCGGCGCGCCGGGCGCAACTGGCGCACTGGCTGCGCGATGACTGCGGCGCCTGCCACGGCATGACCTTGCGCGGCGGGCTGGGCCCGCCGCTGACGCCTGCCAGCCTGGCAGGCAAGCCGCCTGACGGCCTCGTCGCCACCGTGCTGTACGGCCGGCCCGGCACGGCGATGCCGCCGTGGCAACCTTTCATGACGCAGGATGAAGCCCGATGGCTGATCGATCGACTGCAGGCCGGCCAGCCGCCGGCCGTCACGCCGCAAGGCAACTGA
- a CDS encoding cytochrome D1 domain-containing protein yields the protein MRGLGAAACTALAAVCIAVLAAGCAATVRGTGDLGVVVERAAGRLQIVETTGMTRLATVEGLGDLSHASVVFSRDARYAYVFGRDGGLTRVDLLGARITHRVLQAGNSIGGAISQDGRVVAAQNYAPGGIRLFDAQTLAPLAELPAIGSDGRRAKVVGLADLPGRRFAASLFESGEIWIIDANDPRHPQVTRLPAGREPYDGLVTPDGRWYLAGLFGEDGLALVDLWQAPPQARRILSGYGRGNAPLPVYKMPHLRGWAMAQGMAWLPAIGRHEVLVADPANGWREAARVALAGQPVFAMARPDGRQVWVNFAFPHNDTVQVIDTATRKVVRTLRPCRGVLHMEFTPKGEALWLSCRDDNRVEIYDTATLARVATLPADNPSGIFFTARAQRFGM from the coding sequence ATGCGCGGGCTGGGCGCGGCGGCATGCACTGCGCTCGCTGCCGTATGTATCGCCGTGCTCGCCGCCGGTTGCGCCGCCACCGTGCGCGGCACCGGTGACCTCGGCGTGGTGGTGGAGCGTGCCGCGGGCCGGCTGCAGATCGTCGAGACCACCGGCATGACGCGCCTCGCCACGGTCGAAGGGCTGGGCGACCTGTCCCATGCCAGCGTGGTGTTCTCGCGCGATGCGCGCTACGCCTACGTGTTCGGCCGCGACGGCGGCCTGACGCGCGTGGACCTGCTTGGCGCCCGCATCACCCACCGTGTGCTGCAGGCCGGCAACAGCATCGGCGGCGCGATCTCGCAGGACGGCCGCGTGGTGGCCGCGCAGAACTATGCGCCGGGCGGCATCCGGCTGTTCGACGCGCAGACGCTGGCGCCGCTGGCAGAGCTGCCGGCGATCGGCAGCGACGGGCGCCGCGCCAAGGTGGTCGGGCTGGCCGACCTGCCCGGCCGGCGCTTTGCCGCGAGCCTGTTCGAATCCGGCGAAATCTGGATCATCGACGCCAATGACCCGCGCCACCCGCAGGTGACGCGACTGCCCGCCGGGCGCGAGCCCTACGACGGGCTGGTCACGCCCGACGGCCGCTGGTACCTGGCCGGCCTGTTCGGCGAAGACGGCCTGGCGCTGGTCGACCTGTGGCAGGCACCGCCGCAGGCGCGCCGCATCCTGTCCGGCTATGGCCGCGGGAATGCGCCGCTGCCGGTCTACAAGATGCCGCACCTGCGCGGCTGGGCCATGGCGCAGGGCATGGCGTGGCTGCCGGCGATCGGCCGCCATGAAGTGCTGGTGGCCGATCCCGCCAACGGCTGGCGCGAGGCGGCGCGCGTGGCGCTGGCGGGCCAGCCGGTGTTCGCCATGGCGCGGCCCGACGGGCGCCAGGTCTGGGTCAACTTCGCCTTTCCGCACAACGACACCGTGCAGGTGATCGACACCGCCACGCGCAAGGTGGTGCGCACGCTGCGCCCCTGCCGCGGCGTGCTGCACATGGAGTTCACGCCCAAGGGCGAGGCGCTGTGGCTGTCCTGCCGCGACGACAACCGCGTCGAGATCTACGACACCGCCACGCTGGCACGCGTGGCCACGCTGCCTGCGGACAACCCCAGCGGCATCTTCTTCACCGCACGCGCGCAGCGCTTTGGCATGTAG
- a CDS encoding Lrp/AsnC family transcriptional regulator: protein MINEQNLYDQLQRGFPLQPRPYQALAAKAGLCEHALLTLLARDLGTGRISRVGAVFAPNVIGVSTLGALSVPPAQLDRVAARVSACAAVSHNYARSGHRYNLWFVAGARERGMLDATLASIGDLTGLAPLDLPMAREYHIDLGFPLARPHGTRPRRPAGLAALAAAVALDDDDWRLVAALEAGLPLTPRPFHALARQARLAVPQVLERLAQWSAQGVIRRLGVVLRHGRFGYRHNAMCVWDVPDGRVDAIGMRLARQPRVTLCYRRERRLPDWPYNLFAMIHARSAQDLQAALAQVRAAAGLEQVPGSVLVGTHCYKQRGTRYATEVPA from the coding sequence ATGATCAACGAGCAAAATCTCTATGACCAGCTGCAGCGCGGCTTCCCGCTGCAGCCGCGGCCCTACCAGGCGCTGGCCGCGAAAGCGGGCCTGTGCGAGCACGCGCTGCTGACCCTGCTGGCGCGCGATCTCGGCACCGGGCGCATCAGCCGCGTCGGCGCCGTGTTCGCGCCCAACGTGATCGGCGTCAGCACCCTGGGCGCCTTGTCGGTGCCGCCGGCGCAGCTCGATCGCGTGGCGGCGCGCGTCAGCGCCTGCGCGGCGGTCAGCCACAACTACGCGCGCAGCGGCCATCGGTACAACCTGTGGTTTGTCGCCGGCGCGCGCGAGCGCGGCATGCTCGATGCCACGCTGGCGTCGATCGGCGACCTCACCGGGCTGGCGCCGCTTGATCTGCCGATGGCGCGCGAGTACCACATCGACCTGGGCTTTCCGCTGGCACGGCCGCACGGCACCCGCCCGCGCCGGCCCGCCGGGCTGGCGGCGCTGGCCGCCGCGGTGGCGCTGGACGACGATGACTGGCGCCTGGTCGCGGCGCTGGAAGCCGGGCTGCCGCTGACGCCGCGCCCCTTCCATGCGCTGGCCCGGCAGGCGCGACTGGCCGTGCCGCAGGTGCTCGAGCGGCTGGCGCAATGGTCGGCGCAAGGCGTGATCCGGCGCCTGGGGGTGGTGCTGCGCCACGGGCGCTTCGGCTACCGCCACAACGCCATGTGCGTGTGGGATGTGCCGGACGGCCGCGTCGACGCCATCGGCATGCGCCTGGCGCGGCAGCCGCGCGTGACGCTGTGCTACCGCCGCGAGCGCCGGCTGCCGGACTGGCCCTACAACCTGTTCGCGATGATCCATGCCCGCAGCGCGCAAGACCTGCAGGCCGCACTGGCGCAGGTCCGCGCCGCCGCCGGCCTGGAGCAGGTGCCGGGCTCGGTGCTGGTCGGCACGCATTGCTACAAGCAGCGCGGCACGCGCTATGCCACCGAGGTGCCGGCATGA
- a CDS encoding Lrp/AsnC family transcriptional regulator translates to MNGAAASCDAIDAVEPLDALDRRIINTLQRGLPLVPHPYAEAAAALGITEAVLLERLRALLAAGVLTRFGPLYQVERAGGRFVLCACHAPAARLEAVIAAINAHPEVAHHYARTHHLNLWFVVAVARPEQVAPALARIAAAAGVEVLPFPKEREFFVNLYLPA, encoded by the coding sequence ATGAACGGCGCCGCCGCGTCCTGCGACGCCATCGATGCTGTCGAACCGCTCGATGCGCTCGACCGCCGCATCATCAACACCCTGCAGCGCGGCCTGCCACTGGTGCCGCATCCGTACGCCGAAGCGGCCGCGGCGCTCGGCATCACCGAGGCCGTGCTGCTGGAACGGCTGCGTGCACTGCTGGCCGCCGGCGTGCTGACGCGCTTCGGCCCGTTGTACCAGGTCGAGCGCGCGGGCGGGCGCTTCGTGCTGTGCGCCTGCCATGCGCCGGCAGCGCGGCTGGAAGCCGTCATCGCCGCCATCAACGCCCACCCGGAGGTCGCGCACCACTACGCGCGCACCCACCACCTGAACCTGTGGTTCGTGGTGGCGGTGGCGCGGCCGGAACAGGTCGCGCCGGCGCTGGCGCGCATCGCCGCGGCGGCCGGGGTCGAGGTGTTGCCGTTTCCCAAGGAACGCGAGTTCTTCGTCAACCTCTATCTGCCCGCCTGA
- a CDS encoding AsnC family transcriptional regulator, translating into MPHPPDAADPTDLALIRATQAGLPLVSAPYAAVAAELGLTEAEVIARLAAMQARGVLRRIAAVPNHYRIGWRANGMTVWDVDDARIDALGARVGALPFVSHCYRRPRRLPHWPYNLFAMVHARSREAAAPQVAAIAALLGDACRAHDVLWSTRVLKKTGLRLPEPGESATPD; encoded by the coding sequence ATGCCGCACCCTCCCGACGCTGCCGATCCCACCGACCTGGCGCTGATCCGCGCCACCCAGGCCGGCCTGCCGCTGGTATCGGCGCCGTACGCCGCGGTCGCCGCGGAACTGGGCCTGACCGAGGCGGAAGTGATCGCGCGCCTGGCGGCGATGCAGGCGCGCGGCGTGCTGCGCCGCATCGCCGCCGTGCCCAACCACTACCGGATCGGCTGGCGCGCCAACGGCATGACGGTGTGGGACGTCGACGATGCCCGTATCGATGCGCTCGGCGCGCGCGTCGGCGCGCTGCCGTTCGTCAGCCATTGCTACCGGCGTCCGCGCCGCCTGCCGCACTGGCCCTACAACCTGTTCGCGATGGTCCACGCGCGCTCGCGCGAAGCGGCCGCGCCGCAGGTCGCCGCGATCGCGGCACTGCTGGGCGACGCCTGCCGCGCGCACGACGTGCTGTGGTCCACCCGCGTACTGAAGAAGACCGGGCTGCGGCTGCCCGAACCCGGCGAGTCCGCCACACCTGACTGA
- the nirJ gene encoding heme d1 biosynthesis radical SAM protein NirJ, with the protein MFRLSRFMEALRDDGPVPPPRQPAGPVVIWNLIRRCNLNCRHCYATSADTDFKGELDTAAALDVLGQLRDARVPALILSGGEPLLRPDLYEIAAHARALGFHLSLSSNGTLLDAGHAARLAAAGFDYVGVSLDGLPATHDRFRRSDGAFAQALAGLRTARAAGLRVGVRMTLTEANAAQLPELVALAEREGIDKFYLSHFNYAGRARSHRADDARHARTRAALDWLFDHVWQRARQGHAGDFVTGNNDADGVYLLYWIAQRFPHRIADMRQRLERWGGNATGVGVANIDNLGNVHPDTMWWHVTLGNVRERPFGEIWADRAEPLMAGLASTPRPLQGRCAGCAHRAICNGNTRVRAFALTGNAWAEDPGCYLSDAEIAHAPGAEVAA; encoded by the coding sequence ATGTTCCGCCTGTCCCGCTTCATGGAAGCCCTGCGCGATGACGGCCCGGTGCCGCCGCCGCGCCAGCCCGCCGGCCCGGTGGTGATCTGGAACCTGATCCGCCGCTGCAACCTGAACTGCCGCCACTGCTACGCCACCTCGGCCGACACCGACTTCAAGGGCGAGCTCGATACCGCCGCAGCGCTGGACGTGCTGGGCCAGCTGCGCGACGCGCGCGTGCCGGCGCTGATCCTGTCCGGCGGCGAGCCGCTGCTGCGCCCCGACCTGTACGAGATTGCCGCGCACGCACGCGCGCTCGGCTTCCACCTGTCGCTGTCGTCCAACGGCACGCTGCTCGATGCCGGCCACGCGGCGCGGCTGGCGGCGGCGGGCTTCGACTACGTCGGCGTCAGCCTCGACGGCCTGCCCGCTACGCACGACCGCTTCCGCCGCAGCGACGGCGCCTTCGCGCAGGCGCTCGCGGGCTTGCGCACGGCGCGCGCGGCCGGGCTGCGCGTGGGCGTGCGCATGACGCTGACCGAAGCCAACGCGGCACAACTGCCCGAGCTGGTGGCGCTGGCCGAGCGCGAAGGCATCGACAAGTTCTACCTGTCCCACTTCAACTATGCCGGCCGCGCGCGCAGCCACCGCGCCGACGACGCCCGCCACGCCCGCACCCGCGCCGCGCTGGACTGGCTGTTCGACCATGTCTGGCAACGCGCGCGCCAGGGACATGCGGGCGACTTCGTCACCGGCAACAACGATGCGGACGGGGTGTACCTGCTGTACTGGATCGCACAGCGCTTCCCGCACCGCATCGCCGACATGCGCCAGCGTCTGGAGCGCTGGGGCGGCAACGCCACCGGCGTCGGCGTGGCCAATATCGACAACCTCGGCAACGTCCACCCCGATACGATGTGGTGGCACGTGACGCTGGGCAATGTGCGCGAGCGACCGTTCGGCGAGATCTGGGCCGACCGCGCCGAGCCGCTGATGGCGGGCCTGGCCAGCACGCCGCGCCCGCTGCAGGGGCGCTGCGCGGGCTGCGCGCACCGCGCCATCTGCAACGGCAACACGCGCGTGCGCGCGTTTGCGCTGACCGGCAACGCGTGGGCCGAAGACCCGGGCTGCTACCTGAGCGATGCCGAGATCGCGCACGCGCCTGGCGCGGAGGTCGCGGCATGA
- a CDS encoding nitrite reductase — protein MTALIRWLGMLVLACIAQAATAADPAALYSQHCAACHGADRLGGMGPALLPESLERLRASELDTVLRDGRAATQMPAFGATLAAPELQALARWLRSAPADAPQWSNDAIRASHVVTHAPGTLPARPVFSADPQNLFVVVEAGSHHMTVLDGDRLAPIHRFATRFALHGGPKFSRDGRYVYMASRDGWVSKYDLWNLAYVAEIRVGINTRNVAVSDDGRWVLAGNTLPRTLVLLRADDLSLARVIDVRGRNGDASRVSAVYDAAPRHSFIAALKDIAEVWEIPYADAAGEPLASLAPRAIVLDDVLDDFFFDQPYRHILGASRSGGGQVIDLDQRRKVASLALGGMPHLGSGITWQRHGHEVMASPDLGQGRITVIDMHDWHTVATVPTNGPGFFLRSHENSRYAWADAMMSPRRDTLQVIDKQTLQVAGSVTPSPGRTAAHVEFTRDGRYALVSLMERDGAIVVYDAATLQEVKRIPMDKPIGKYNVFNKTTRSAGTSH, from the coding sequence ATGACGGCACTGATCCGATGGCTGGGCATGCTGGTGCTCGCCTGCATCGCGCAAGCCGCAACCGCCGCCGACCCGGCTGCACTCTACAGCCAGCACTGCGCCGCCTGCCACGGCGCCGACCGCCTCGGCGGCATGGGCCCCGCGCTGCTGCCCGAGAGCCTCGAGCGCCTGCGCGCCAGCGAACTCGATACCGTGCTGCGCGACGGCCGCGCGGCGACGCAGATGCCGGCCTTCGGCGCCACGCTGGCGGCGCCGGAACTGCAGGCGCTGGCGCGCTGGCTGCGTTCGGCGCCCGCCGATGCGCCGCAGTGGAGCAACGACGCGATCCGCGCCAGCCACGTCGTCACGCACGCGCCCGGCACGCTGCCGGCGCGCCCTGTCTTCAGCGCCGACCCGCAGAACCTGTTCGTGGTGGTCGAGGCCGGCAGCCATCACATGACCGTGCTCGACGGCGACCGGCTGGCGCCGATCCATCGCTTTGCCACGCGCTTCGCCTTGCACGGCGGGCCCAAGTTCAGCCGCGACGGCCGCTATGTCTACATGGCCAGCCGCGACGGCTGGGTCAGCAAGTACGACCTGTGGAACCTGGCCTATGTCGCCGAGATCCGCGTCGGCATCAACACGCGCAACGTGGCCGTCAGCGATGACGGGCGCTGGGTGCTGGCCGGCAACACGCTGCCGCGCACGCTGGTGCTGCTGCGTGCCGACGACCTGTCGCTGGCGCGGGTGATCGATGTCAGGGGCCGCAATGGCGATGCCTCGCGGGTATCGGCGGTCTACGACGCCGCGCCGCGCCACAGCTTTATCGCGGCGCTGAAGGACATTGCCGAGGTCTGGGAGATCCCGTATGCCGACGCCGCCGGCGAACCCCTGGCATCGCTGGCGCCGCGTGCGATCGTGCTGGACGATGTGCTCGACGACTTCTTCTTCGACCAGCCCTACCGCCACATCCTCGGCGCATCGCGCAGCGGCGGCGGGCAGGTGATCGACCTCGACCAGCGCCGCAAGGTGGCGTCGCTGGCGCTTGGCGGCATGCCTCATCTCGGCAGCGGCATCACCTGGCAACGGCACGGGCATGAAGTGATGGCGTCGCCCGACCTCGGCCAGGGGCGCATCACGGTGATCGACATGCACGACTGGCACACCGTCGCGACCGTACCGACCAACGGCCCCGGCTTCTTCCTGCGCAGCCACGAGAACAGCCGCTATGCCTGGGCCGATGCCATGATGAGCCCGCGGCGCGATACGCTGCAGGTGATCGACAAGCAGACCCTGCAGGTCGCCGGCAGCGTTACGCCCAGCCCCGGCCGCACCGCCGCGCATGTGGAATTCACGCGCGACGGGCGCTATGCGCTGGTCAGCCTGATGGAGCGCGACGGCGCGATCGTGGTCTACGACGCCGCCACGCTGCAGGAAGTAAAGCGCATCCCGATGGACAAGCCCATCGGCAAGTACAACGTCTTCAACAAGACCACGCGCTCGGCGGGCACCAGCCACTGA
- the cobA gene encoding uroporphyrinogen-III C-methyltransferase has translation MQAPLKPGKVWLVGVGPGSPDLVTVRAMRALAAAEVWLVDDLVSPEMAGYASPGTHVEWVGKRGGRCSVSQQRIQQLTLQHALAGRAVARVKGGDPLLFGRGGEEAAFLRSHGLQVEIVNGISSGMAAAQALGIALTHRAHCHGVTFVTGHTSEHGSPDWHALVRGGTTLVIYMGMSRIAAIRDGLLAAGMAAGTPAAVVMHAGSEQARSWTGSLGTLAEALAAGLASPAVVLVGGVVADTLATVEAMATGADSLAA, from the coding sequence ATGCAAGCACCGCTGAAGCCCGGCAAGGTCTGGCTGGTCGGCGTCGGCCCCGGCAGCCCGGACCTGGTCACGGTACGCGCCATGCGCGCGCTGGCCGCGGCCGAGGTCTGGCTGGTCGATGACCTGGTATCGCCCGAGATGGCCGGCTATGCCAGCCCGGGCACCCATGTGGAGTGGGTCGGCAAGCGCGGCGGGCGCTGCTCGGTGAGCCAGCAGCGCATCCAGCAGCTGACGCTGCAGCATGCGCTGGCCGGCCGCGCGGTGGCGCGCGTCAAGGGCGGCGATCCGCTGCTGTTCGGGCGCGGCGGCGAAGAAGCCGCGTTCCTGCGCAGCCACGGGCTGCAGGTCGAGATCGTCAACGGCATCAGCAGCGGCATGGCCGCGGCGCAGGCGCTGGGCATTGCGCTGACGCATCGCGCCCACTGCCACGGCGTGACCTTCGTCACCGGGCACACCAGCGAACACGGCTCGCCAGACTGGCACGCGCTGGTGCGTGGCGGCACCACGCTGGTGATCTACATGGGCATGAGCCGCATCGCCGCGATCCGCGACGGCCTGCTCGCCGCCGGCATGGCGGCCGGCACGCCGGCGGCGGTGGTGATGCATGCCGGCAGCGAGCAGGCACGCAGCTGGACCGGCTCGCTCGGCACGCTCGCCGAAGCGCTCGCGGCCGGGCTGGCGAGCCCGGCGGTGGTGCTGGTCGGCGGGGTGGTGGCGGACACGCTGGCCACAGTGGAGGCGATGGCTACGGGGGCGGACTCGCTGGCCGCTTAG
- the pobA gene encoding 4-hydroxybenzoate 3-monooxygenase, which translates to MRTQVAIIGAGPAGLLLGQLLARSGIDNIIVEQRSPEYVLGRIRAGILESVTVDALERAGVAARLHQEGLVHDGIALSFDGQRHRIDLHALVGRSVTVYGQTEVTRDLMAARQDAGIATVYDAQEVSLHDFDGARPVVRYRKDGVAHEIHCDYIAGCDGFHGVSRQSVPRAATQIFERVYPFGWLGMLSDTPPVADELVYASHERGFALCSMRSRTRSRYYVQVPSSERVEDWSDERFWDELRRRLDPQSAQSLVTGPGIEKSIAPLRSFVCEPMRFGNLFLAGDAAHIVPPTGAKGLNLAASDVLTLADGLIAAYRHDDQRELDAYSARCLRRIWKAERFSWWLTALMHRFPDADPFSLRMQRAELDYLVGSEAACRVLAENYVGLPY; encoded by the coding sequence ATGCGCACCCAGGTTGCCATCATCGGCGCCGGCCCCGCCGGCCTGCTGCTCGGCCAGTTGCTGGCCAGGTCGGGCATCGACAACATCATCGTCGAGCAACGCAGCCCGGAATACGTGCTGGGGCGCATCCGCGCCGGCATTCTCGAGAGCGTGACCGTCGATGCGCTGGAACGTGCGGGCGTGGCGGCGCGGCTGCATCAGGAAGGGCTGGTGCACGACGGCATCGCGCTGTCGTTCGATGGCCAGCGGCATCGCATCGACCTGCATGCGCTGGTGGGCCGCAGCGTGACCGTCTACGGCCAGACCGAGGTCACGCGCGACCTGATGGCGGCACGGCAGGACGCGGGCATCGCCACCGTCTACGACGCGCAGGAAGTCAGCCTGCATGACTTCGATGGCGCAAGGCCGGTGGTCCGCTACCGCAAGGACGGCGTGGCGCACGAGATCCACTGCGACTACATTGCCGGCTGCGACGGCTTCCACGGTGTCAGCCGCCAGAGCGTGCCGCGCGCCGCCACGCAGATCTTCGAGCGCGTCTATCCGTTCGGCTGGCTCGGCATGCTGTCGGACACGCCGCCGGTGGCGGATGAACTGGTCTACGCCAGCCACGAACGCGGCTTTGCGCTGTGCAGCATGCGCTCGCGCACGCGCAGCCGCTACTACGTACAGGTGCCGTCGAGCGAGCGGGTGGAGGACTGGTCCGATGAACGCTTCTGGGACGAACTGCGCCGCCGCCTCGATCCGCAGTCGGCGCAGTCGCTGGTGACGGGGCCGGGCATCGAGAAAAGCATCGCGCCGCTGCGCAGCTTTGTGTGCGAGCCGATGCGCTTCGGCAACCTGTTCCTGGCCGGCGATGCCGCGCATATCGTGCCGCCCACCGGCGCCAAGGGGCTCAACCTGGCCGCCAGCGACGTGCTGACCCTGGCCGACGGGCTGATTGCCGCGTACCGCCATGACGACCAGCGCGAGCTGGACGCCTACTCGGCGCGCTGCCTGCGCCGCATCTGGAAGGCCGAGCGCTTTTCATGGTGGCTGACTGCGCTGATGCATCGTTTCCCGGATGCGGATCCGTTCTCGCTGCGCATGCAGCGTGCCGAGCTCGATTACCTGGTGGGGTCGGAGGCGGCGTGCCGGGTGCTGGCGGAGAACTACGTGGGGTTGCCTTACTGA